A window of the Camelus ferus isolate YT-003-E chromosome 22, BCGSAC_Cfer_1.0, whole genome shotgun sequence genome harbors these coding sequences:
- the LSM4 gene encoding U6 snRNA-associated Sm-like protein LSm4, which yields MLPLSLLKTAQNHPMLVELKNGETYNGHLVSCDNWMNINLREVICTSRDGDKFWRMPECYIRGSTIKYLRIPDEIIDMVKEEVVAKGRGRGGLQQQKQQKGRGMGGAGRGVFGGRGRGGIPGTGRGQPEKKPGRQAGKQ from the exons CTTCCCTTGTCACTGCTGAAAACAGCTCAGAATCACCCAATG TTGGTGGAGCTCAAAAACGGGGAGACATACAACGGGCACCTGGTGAGCTGTGACAACTGGATGAACATCAACTTGCGGGAGGTGATCTGCACATCCAGG GATGGAGACAAATTCTGGCGGATGCCTGAGTGCTACATCCGCGGCAGCACCATCAAGTACCTGCGCATTCCTGATGAGATCATCGACATGGtcaaggaggaggtggtggccaAGGGCCGTGGCCGAGGTGGCctgcagcagcagaagcagcagaagggCCGTGGCATGGGGGGTGCCGGGCGAG GTGTGTTTGGCGGCCGGGGCCGAGGCGGGATCCCAGGCACTGGCAGAGGTCAGCCAGAAAAGAAGCCGGGCAGACAGGCAGGCAAACAGTGA